The following proteins are co-located in the Sphingomonas panacis genome:
- a CDS encoding XrtA system polysaccharide deacetylase has translation MPHALSVDIEEWFQVGAFERVIDKVDWDSLESRVEYNTDAVLALFAETGVKATFFTLGWVAARHPALIRRIVAAGHELASHGWAHQRVFTMQPDVFRADIERARRTLEDAGGVRVTGYRAPSFSIDARTPWAHPILADAGYAYSSSVAPLRHDHYGWPEAPRYAFRPVADSPLIEVPVTVAAFGKRRMATGGGFFRLFPAALTNHAVRQVSAEGQPAVFYFHPWEIDPDQPRIAAAPFTSRLRHYSRLGAMAGKLRGLIRRHRWDRMDSIVAEMKSAMA, from the coding sequence ATGCCCCACGCGCTGTCGGTCGATATCGAGGAATGGTTTCAGGTCGGCGCGTTCGAGCGGGTGATCGACAAGGTCGATTGGGATTCGCTCGAATCGCGGGTTGAGTACAACACGGACGCGGTGCTGGCGCTGTTCGCCGAAACCGGCGTGAAGGCGACGTTCTTCACGCTCGGCTGGGTCGCCGCGCGCCATCCCGCGCTGATCCGCCGGATCGTCGCGGCCGGGCACGAACTGGCGAGCCACGGCTGGGCGCACCAGCGCGTCTTCACGATGCAGCCGGACGTTTTTCGCGCCGATATCGAGCGCGCGCGCAGGACGCTGGAGGATGCTGGCGGCGTGCGCGTCACCGGCTACCGTGCGCCGAGCTTCTCGATCGACGCGCGCACGCCCTGGGCGCATCCGATCCTCGCCGATGCGGGCTATGCCTATTCGTCGAGCGTCGCGCCGCTCAGGCACGATCATTACGGCTGGCCGGAAGCGCCTCGCTACGCCTTCCGCCCCGTCGCCGATTCGCCTCTGATCGAGGTGCCGGTGACGGTCGCCGCGTTCGGCAAGCGCCGCATGGCGACGGGCGGCGGCTTCTTCCGGCTGTTTCCGGCGGCGCTCACCAACCATGCGGTGCGGCAGGTTTCGGCTGAAGGCCAGCCCGCCGTCTTCTACTTCCACCCGTGGGAGATCGACCCCGACCAGCCGCGCATCGCCGCCGCGCCGTTCACGTCGCGGCTGCGCCACTACAGCCGCTTGGGCGCGATGGCGGGCAAATTGCGCGGGCTGATCCGCCGCCACCGTTGGGACCGGATGGATTCGATCGTCGCCGAGATGAAAAGCGCTATGGCGTGA
- a CDS encoding XrtA/PEP-CTERM system-associated ATPase, protein MYDDHYGLNGRPFQLTPDPRFWFDTATHRKAMAYLGYGLSQGEGFIVITGDVGAGKTTLVGHLMATIDRDRLQAIKIVSTQIEADDLLRMVGNGLDLHTDGMTKAQLLTAIERGLHATARSGRRTLLIVDEAQALPVSALEELRMLSNFQAGGHALLQIFLLGQPEFRERLHGSDRLEQLRQRVIATHHLEPMEREEVAPYMKHRLGVVGWTGRPHFTDDAFAALYAGSDGVPRRLNQLAGRVLLFGAIEQLDTVDAEVVNTVLADISSDAPEKSEPLPIVKAAEPTTAPRPIRHLPSEDAEPDAELLARIASLESRVEEPAAPDQSLMQAIASIESRLENVSAGPRVDRGILARLTSLEARVETAPKVDPALAERLALVEGRTDQIAVAVSDVDQTVRDELAALGAAVEQTAARLPEIDAAGSERLAALEARIDQLAAREPEADPAIAALEARLDEVASRGPQSDPAVADHLESLEAAMEQLAARPTDLNPALLARLDALETRIDEALVASTAGDPASRARIASLEARIEEQDAALRRVLTLLVDWVEGDGSHDTTALRRDLR, encoded by the coding sequence ATGTACGACGACCATTATGGATTGAACGGGCGGCCGTTCCAGCTCACGCCTGATCCGCGTTTCTGGTTCGATACCGCCACGCACCGCAAGGCGATGGCCTATCTCGGCTATGGACTGAGCCAGGGCGAGGGCTTCATCGTCATCACCGGCGATGTCGGCGCGGGCAAGACCACGCTGGTCGGGCATCTGATGGCGACGATCGACCGAGACCGCTTGCAGGCGATCAAGATCGTCTCGACCCAGATCGAGGCGGACGACTTGCTTCGCATGGTCGGCAACGGGCTCGATCTCCACACCGACGGGATGACCAAGGCGCAACTGCTCACCGCGATCGAGCGCGGGCTGCACGCCACCGCACGCAGCGGACGGCGCACGTTGCTGATCGTCGACGAAGCACAGGCGCTGCCGGTTTCCGCGCTTGAAGAATTGCGGATGCTGTCGAACTTCCAGGCGGGCGGCCATGCGTTGCTCCAGATCTTCCTGCTCGGCCAGCCCGAGTTCCGGGAGCGGCTGCACGGTTCCGACCGGCTCGAGCAGCTCCGCCAGCGCGTGATCGCGACTCATCACCTCGAACCGATGGAGCGCGAGGAAGTCGCGCCGTACATGAAGCACCGGCTCGGCGTGGTCGGCTGGACTGGCCGTCCGCACTTCACCGACGATGCGTTCGCGGCGCTCTACGCTGGCTCCGATGGCGTGCCGCGCCGGCTCAACCAGCTTGCCGGGCGCGTGCTGCTGTTCGGCGCGATCGAACAGCTCGATACGGTCGACGCGGAGGTGGTGAACACGGTGCTGGCGGACATTTCGAGCGACGCGCCCGAGAAGTCCGAGCCGCTGCCAATCGTCAAGGCGGCCGAGCCGACCACCGCGCCGCGCCCGATCCGGCATCTGCCGTCCGAGGATGCCGAGCCGGATGCCGAGTTGCTCGCCCGCATCGCCTCGCTCGAATCGCGGGTCGAGGAACCCGCCGCGCCTGACCAGTCGCTGATGCAGGCGATCGCCTCGATCGAATCGCGACTGGAGAATGTCTCGGCCGGTCCGCGTGTCGATCGCGGCATCCTCGCGCGGCTGACCTCGCTTGAGGCGCGGGTCGAGACCGCACCGAAGGTCGATCCCGCGCTGGCCGAGCGGCTCGCCTTGGTCGAGGGGCGTACCGACCAGATCGCGGTCGCCGTCTCGGATGTCGATCAGACGGTTCGCGACGAACTGGCCGCGCTCGGTGCCGCAGTCGAGCAGACGGCGGCGCGCCTCCCCGAGATCGATGCGGCGGGCAGCGAACGGCTCGCGGCGCTCGAAGCGCGGATCGACCAGCTTGCCGCGCGCGAGCCCGAGGCGGACCCGGCCATCGCCGCGCTCGAAGCCCGGCTCGATGAGGTCGCGTCGCGCGGACCGCAAAGCGACCCGGCCGTCGCCGATCACCTCGAATCGCTCGAAGCCGCGATGGAGCAGCTCGCCGCCCGGCCGACCGATCTCAACCCGGCACTCCTGGCGCGGCTCGATGCGCTGGAGACCCGGATCGACGAGGCATTGGTCGCGTCAACGGCAGGCGATCCCGCCAGCCGCGCTCGCATCGCCTCGCTTGAGGCGCGCATCGAGGAACAGGACGCCGCACTGCGCCGTGTGCTGACGTTGCTGGTCGATTGGGTCGAGGGTGATGGATCGCACGATACGACGGCGCTCCGCCGCGACCTGCGCTGA
- a CDS encoding FemAB family XrtA/PEP-CTERM system-associated protein: MTVPLLSPLLGLRTADLSDASEAARIADFVRAHPAGTPFHLPAWSLAVAQGCGQRSHTLIAERGDGTIEGVLPMTEVRSRLFGRALVSNGFAVGGGILADSDTAATVLAEAGWALALKLGCPSLELRGGGVPEGDWIAEEGAYLGFTRPLAVSDEAELTAIPRKQRAEVRKALALDLDVTVGSGAEDMKAHYAVYAESVRNLGTPVFPAKLFRSVLATFGDDADILTIRSAGTPVASVLSLYHAGTVYPYWGGGTLAARALRANDRMYFALMSHARARGCTRFDFGRSKVGTGPAAFKKNWGFEGVPLRYAKRVKPGDTPREINPLSPKYRLQVVVWKKLPLGIANLVGPLVSKGLG; encoded by the coding sequence GTGACCGTGCCTTTGCTTTCGCCCCTGCTCGGCCTGCGTACCGCCGATCTGAGCGATGCCTCCGAAGCCGCGCGCATCGCCGATTTCGTTCGCGCGCATCCAGCGGGGACGCCGTTCCATCTCCCGGCGTGGAGCCTTGCCGTCGCGCAAGGGTGCGGCCAGCGCAGCCACACGCTGATCGCCGAGCGTGGCGACGGGACGATCGAAGGCGTGTTGCCGATGACGGAGGTTCGCTCGCGCTTGTTCGGGCGCGCTTTGGTCTCGAACGGCTTCGCGGTCGGCGGCGGCATCCTTGCCGACAGCGATACGGCGGCGACCGTGCTGGCCGAAGCGGGTTGGGCGCTGGCGCTGAAACTCGGCTGCCCGAGCCTCGAATTGCGCGGCGGCGGCGTGCCCGAGGGCGACTGGATCGCGGAGGAGGGGGCCTATCTCGGCTTCACTCGCCCGCTCGCCGTCTCGGACGAGGCCGAACTCACCGCCATCCCCCGCAAGCAGCGCGCCGAGGTGCGCAAGGCGCTCGCACTCGATCTCGACGTGACGGTCGGCAGCGGCGCCGAGGATATGAAGGCGCATTACGCCGTCTATGCCGAATCGGTGCGCAACCTCGGCACCCCAGTGTTCCCGGCCAAGCTGTTCCGCAGCGTGCTCGCGACGTTCGGCGACGATGCCGATATCCTGACGATCCGCTCGGCCGGCACGCCGGTCGCGAGCGTGCTGAGCCTGTATCACGCGGGCACGGTCTATCCCTATTGGGGTGGCGGCACGCTTGCGGCGCGCGCGCTTCGCGCCAATGATCGCATGTATTTCGCGCTGATGAGCCATGCCCGCGCGCGCGGCTGCACGCGGTTCGATTTCGGGCGGTCTAAGGTCGGCACCGGGCCGGCGGCGTTCAAGAAGAATTGGGGTTTCGAAGGGGTGCCGCTGCGCTATGCCAAGCGCGTGAAACCCGGCGACACCCCGCGCGAGATCAACCCGCTCAGCCCCAAATATCGGCTGCAAGTCGTCGTGTGGAAGAAACTTCCCCTGGGGATCGCGAACCTGGTCGGTCCGCTCGTCTCCAAGGGCCTTGGCTGA
- a CDS encoding AAA family ATPase — protein sequence MNDVTSRKLGGSLIERAAQIYDFNAELRARSPQPPVTASAPLPRVAPVAEAPLVPDSYAEVSPPGDVAVVDRAMLTTNGLLVPGAPVGALAEEFRLVKRHLMVTARTLRQKDATRARTILVCSAKPNDGKTYCALNLAISMAAEREVEVILIDADFAKPDVMNRLGLADGLGLLDVLADPTIDIETCVVRTDIPQLSVLPAGTKSHDDTELLGSARTAAIISALLAADPRRVLIFDSPPVLAASPAAVLAHHAGQTVLVVRADRTVESDLREAVALLSGCEDIQLLLNAVTYAPGGRRFGSYYGQEDSK from the coding sequence ATGAACGACGTGACCTCGCGCAAGCTGGGTGGCTCGCTGATCGAGCGCGCCGCGCAAATCTATGACTTCAATGCAGAGCTGCGCGCGCGCAGCCCGCAACCGCCCGTCACCGCATCGGCACCGCTGCCGCGGGTCGCGCCGGTGGCGGAAGCGCCGCTGGTACCCGACTCCTACGCCGAAGTGTCGCCTCCGGGCGACGTGGCGGTGGTCGATCGCGCGATGCTGACCACCAACGGGCTGCTCGTCCCCGGTGCGCCGGTCGGTGCGCTCGCGGAGGAGTTCCGGCTGGTCAAGCGGCACCTGATGGTGACCGCGCGCACGCTCCGCCAGAAAGACGCGACGCGGGCGCGCACGATCCTGGTCTGCTCGGCCAAGCCCAACGACGGCAAGACCTATTGCGCGCTCAATCTCGCCATCTCGATGGCGGCGGAGCGCGAGGTCGAGGTGATCCTGATCGACGCCGATTTCGCCAAGCCCGACGTGATGAACCGGCTCGGCCTCGCGGATGGGCTGGGGTTGCTCGATGTGCTCGCCGATCCGACGATCGATATCGAAACCTGCGTGGTACGCACCGACATCCCGCAATTGAGCGTGCTGCCCGCCGGCACCAAGTCGCACGACGACACCGAATTGCTGGGCAGCGCACGCACCGCCGCGATCATCTCGGCGTTGCTCGCCGCCGATCCGCGCCGCGTGCTGATCTTCGATTCACCGCCGGTGCTGGCCGCGTCGCCCGCCGCCGTGCTCGCGCATCATGCTGGGCAGACCGTGCTGGTGGTGCGCGCCGACCGCACCGTCGAGAGCGATCTGCGCGAAGCGGTCGCGCTGCTCAGCGGCTGCGAAGACATCCAGTTGCTGCTCAACGCGGTGACCTATGCGCCCGGCGGCCGCCGCTTCGGCAGCTATTACGGGCAGGAGGACTCGAAATGA
- a CDS encoding TIGR03087 family PEP-CTERM/XrtA system glycosyltransferase, with protein sequence MGDILFLAHRVPDPPDRGDKIRGFHILKHLSAHTRTHLVAFADDPRDLNRAGSLPWLTGERAVVWRGKPRWRAAAEALVRGRPVSLTSFDDAAVRAKVDDLLARYPIGTIYVFSGQMAQYLPAKPHQRVVMDFVDMDSAKFADYAAAAHGPSRWMMAREARLLQAFECDVAARADASLFVSTAEAVLFRKATGAARVQAIENGIDTSVFDPAASFERFAAEGDLIVFTGQMDYRPNIDAVTWFANDILPLIRAAYPQARFAIVGRAPSEAVRALASRPGVIVTGEVADVRGWLAAAAVVVAPLKLARGIQNKVLEAMAMARPVVASAPAAEGIDHAGTIRVGTTAAEIAQATSLLLDDKPAAAGIGAAARAQVQRRYSWEACLAPLDAILADHRTERVAA encoded by the coding sequence ATGGGCGACATCCTGTTCCTGGCGCATCGCGTTCCCGATCCGCCCGATCGCGGCGACAAGATCCGTGGGTTCCACATTCTCAAGCATCTATCCGCACACACGCGCACCCACCTCGTCGCCTTCGCCGACGATCCACGCGACCTGAACCGTGCCGGCAGCCTGCCGTGGCTGACGGGCGAGCGCGCGGTGGTGTGGCGGGGCAAACCGCGATGGCGTGCCGCCGCCGAAGCGCTGGTGCGGGGGCGGCCGGTCTCGCTGACGTCGTTCGACGATGCGGCGGTGCGGGCCAAGGTCGATGACCTGCTCGCGCGCTATCCGATCGGCACGATCTACGTGTTCTCGGGGCAGATGGCGCAATATCTGCCGGCCAAGCCCCACCAGCGCGTCGTGATGGATTTCGTCGATATGGATTCGGCCAAGTTCGCCGACTATGCCGCCGCGGCGCACGGCCCGTCGCGCTGGATGATGGCGCGCGAGGCCCGGCTGCTGCAGGCATTCGAGTGTGATGTCGCCGCGCGCGCCGACGCCAGCCTGTTCGTCAGCACCGCCGAGGCCGTACTGTTCCGCAAGGCAACCGGCGCGGCGCGGGTCCAGGCAATCGAGAACGGCATCGACACATCGGTCTTCGATCCCGCCGCCAGCTTCGAGCGCTTCGCGGCGGAGGGCGACCTGATCGTCTTCACCGGCCAGATGGATTATCGCCCCAACATCGACGCGGTGACGTGGTTCGCGAACGATATCCTGCCGCTGATCCGTGCCGCATACCCACAGGCGCGATTCGCCATCGTCGGTCGCGCGCCGTCCGAGGCGGTGAGAGCGCTCGCCAGCCGTCCGGGCGTGATCGTCACCGGCGAGGTCGCCGACGTGCGCGGCTGGCTTGCCGCCGCCGCAGTGGTGGTCGCGCCCTTGAAGCTGGCGCGCGGCATCCAGAACAAGGTGCTGGAGGCGATGGCGATGGCGCGGCCTGTGGTCGCCTCCGCGCCTGCTGCCGAGGGGATCGACCATGCCGGCACGATCCGCGTCGGCACAACCGCCGCCGAGATCGCGCAGGCGACCAGCCTGCTGCTCGACGACAAACCCGCCGCCGCCGGGATCGGCGCAGCCGCGCGCGCGCAGGTGCAGCGCCGCTATAGCTGGGAGGCGTGCCTCGCACCGCTCGATGCGATACTGGCCGATCACCGGACGGAACGCGTCGCGGCATGA
- the xrtA gene encoding exosortase A produces the protein MTYAFPSADFAPATSTQGAWRRHLAALAAVAAIIVATFWRDVTTLAHLWWTSTTFGHCLFIGPVLAWLVWARRADLAKLTPVGWAPGLAIVACGGLGWLLGDAGGVALARQLGLVMMLQGAVVTLLGPNVARGLLFPLCYAVFLVPFGEGMEGPLQTVTVALTMPMLHLFGVPAQVDGVLITIPNGYFEVAEACSGAKFVIAMIAYGTLVANVCFVSWGRRAAFMVMALIVPVVANGIRAFATIYAAYLTSVEAATGFDHILYGWIFFGLVMAAVIAIGWRWFDRAPDAPAFDAAKLQGTPRMRLDTLLAAALVLTTIAVFPMWSAAIANRAQALPGRIALPEVPGWHRVPMSTRAPWAPNYPGADHYLIGRYADASGDPVDLAIAVYGSQQEGKEIVSFGVGALREDDVWVRIEDLPDLAGGSVIHVTAPGPVEREIATWYRVGDIVTHSGARQKLATLQAKLLGGPQRAVAVHVSAEVLPGRDPRAAMQRFLKALGPIDVVADRAAGMSR, from the coding sequence ATGACCTACGCATTTCCATCTGCCGACTTCGCGCCCGCCACCTCTACGCAAGGGGCGTGGCGTCGCCATCTCGCGGCGCTGGCGGCCGTCGCGGCCATCATCGTCGCGACGTTCTGGCGCGACGTGACGACGCTCGCGCATCTGTGGTGGACGAGCACGACCTTCGGGCATTGCCTGTTCATCGGCCCCGTTCTCGCATGGCTGGTGTGGGCGCGCCGCGCCGATCTCGCCAAACTGACGCCGGTCGGCTGGGCGCCGGGGCTGGCGATCGTCGCATGTGGCGGTCTGGGCTGGCTGCTCGGCGATGCCGGCGGGGTCGCGCTGGCGCGGCAACTCGGGCTGGTGATGATGCTGCAAGGCGCGGTCGTCACCCTGCTCGGGCCGAACGTCGCGCGCGGGCTGCTGTTTCCGCTGTGTTATGCGGTCTTCCTCGTGCCGTTCGGCGAGGGGATGGAAGGGCCGCTCCAGACCGTCACCGTCGCGCTGACGATGCCGATGCTCCACCTGTTCGGCGTGCCGGCGCAGGTCGACGGCGTGCTCATCACCATCCCCAACGGCTATTTCGAAGTTGCCGAGGCGTGTTCGGGCGCCAAGTTCGTGATCGCGATGATCGCCTACGGCACGCTCGTCGCCAACGTGTGCTTCGTGTCGTGGGGCAGGCGGGCGGCCTTCATGGTGATGGCGCTGATCGTGCCCGTCGTCGCCAACGGCATCCGCGCGTTCGCGACGATCTATGCGGCGTATCTCACCTCGGTCGAGGCGGCGACGGGCTTCGACCATATCCTGTACGGCTGGATCTTCTTCGGGCTGGTGATGGCGGCGGTGATCGCGATTGGCTGGCGCTGGTTCGATCGCGCACCCGATGCCCCGGCGTTCGATGCGGCGAAGCTTCAAGGCACGCCGCGCATGCGGCTCGACACGCTGCTCGCGGCGGCGTTGGTGCTGACGACGATCGCGGTGTTCCCCATGTGGAGCGCGGCCATCGCCAATCGCGCGCAAGCCTTGCCCGGCCGTATCGCGCTTCCCGAGGTGCCCGGCTGGCACCGCGTGCCGATGAGCACGCGCGCGCCGTGGGCGCCCAATTATCCGGGTGCCGACCATTATCTGATCGGGCGCTATGCCGATGCGAGCGGCGATCCGGTCGATCTCGCCATCGCGGTTTATGGGTCTCAGCAAGAGGGGAAGGAGATCGTCTCGTTCGGCGTGGGCGCTTTGCGTGAGGATGACGTGTGGGTGCGGATCGAGGATCTGCCCGATCTCGCCGGCGGCTCGGTGATCCACGTCACCGCACCCGGCCCCGTCGAGCGCGAGATCGCGACCTGGTATCGCGTCGGCGACATCGTCACGCACAGCGGCGCACGGCAGAAGCTCGCCACCCTGCAGGCCAAGCTGCTTGGCGGCCCGCAGCGCGCGGTGGCGGTGCATGTCTCGGCCGAGGTGTTGCCGGGCCGCGATCCGCGCGCGGCGATGCAGCGCTTCCTGAAGGCGCTCGGCCCGATCGACGTGGTGGCGGATCGCGCCGCCGGGATGTCCCGTTAG